The sequence TACTTGGTACTTTCTCCCGAAATGACTGTTTACGATCTATACGAGTATTTACTTTCAAAGTTGTATAAATACGAGCTGCGCCTTTTTTATGAACAGCTTCATGGCAAGCTCGTATACATGCAAAAACCTCGTCCCAATCACCTTCAATGGCTGTACCATTGGGGCCAACCTCATAATCAAGTCCTGTTTTTTCAATAACATTTTTACAAGCAGCGATATAAGACGAAAGAGATAGGCCCACTCCTAGTGGCACTACGCAAAGATCAACACTTACCCACATTAGATTTCAATCAAAGGTAAATTCTTCAAAAAGTGATACCTGACCGCAAACAGTTAATTGGATAACCAACGGTTCTCCAGGCGCCACTTCGGGTCATTACTTCAACGCCAATG comes from Prochlorococcus sp. MIT 1307 and encodes:
- a CDS encoding MTH1187 family thiamine-binding protein, with the protein product MWVSVDLCVVPLGVGLSLSSYIAACKNVIEKTGLDYEVGPNGTAIEGDWDEVFACIRACHEAVHKKGAARIYTTLKVNTRIDRKQSFREKVPSIKFALNSEG